In Cydia amplana chromosome 25, ilCydAmpl1.1, whole genome shotgun sequence, one genomic interval encodes:
- the LOC134659697 gene encoding uncharacterized protein LOC134659697 has protein sequence MYLSLYLETPSRGKLSRQSVVAASDCSTSGRRLFVRDSKTGHLFLIDTGSDISCFPRNLLKGRYIATTFDVRAANGSAIKTYGTLPLQLDLGLGRFFKWNFVIADVGAPIIGSDLLAEYYLIPDCHNQQLIDGNTRNFAPATIAQINQQSVKAIVAESPFSKILLEFPDILRPPGLPRIVKHSTVHHIITTEGPPVSCRPRRLAPQKLQAAKKEFDDMLKCGTARLSSSPWASPLHMARKGTLQSMLDIFELCSRGCPSMESSSTPRSAC, from the exons ATGTATCTCTCCTTGTACCTGGAAACCCCGTCAAGAGGGAAACTTTCCAGGCAATCAGTAGTGGCGGCTTCTGATTGCTCAACATCCGGCCGCCGTTTATTTGTCAGGGATTCCAAGACAGGTCACCTATTCTTAATTGATACTGGGTCTGATATCAGCTGTTTCCCACGCAACCTGCTTAAGGGAAGATATATTGCCACAACGTTTGACGTTCGAGCCGCCAATGGAAGCGCTATAAAAACTTATGGCACACTTCCCTTGCAGTTAGATCTAGGTTTGGGTCGATTTTTCAAATGGAATTTTGTGATTGCAGATGTTGGTGCACCTATCATCGGCTCAGACCTATTGGCTGAATATTACCTGATACCTGACTGCCACAACCAACAGCTGATAGATGGCAACACAAGGAACTTTGCTCCGGCTACCATTGCCCAAATTAATCAACAAAGCGTCAAGGCAATTGTTGCAGAGTCACCATTCTCAAAAATCCTGTTGGAATTTCCTGATATTTTGCGTCCACCTGGACTCCCACGGATTGTGAAGCACTCAACAGTACACCACATCATCACTACAGAAGGGCCGCCTGTGTCATGCCGCCCACGAAGACTTGCCCCTCAAAAACTACAGGCAGCAAAGAAAGAGTTTGATGATATGTTGAAGTGTGGAACTGCTCGCCTATCAAGCAGCCCCTGGGCCTCACCCTTACACATGGCAAGAAAAG GGACCCTGCAGAGCATGCTCGACATCTTCGAGCTCTGTTCCAGAGGTTGTCCAAGTATGGAGTCGTCGTCAACTCCTCGAAGTGCGTGCTAG